DNA sequence from the Vibrio pelagius genome:
TTGAGGTAAATTGATTGGTTTTAGGCAACAGTGAAGTGGCGATCACTTCAAGAACGATGGCTAATGAAAGCATAATGGCAGGAGGAAGAGATAACAGCATAATTGGACCCACAACATAAAATACGGCGCTCAGAATATTTTAGTTTTATTTCCGATTCATGCGATTTTCAGTAAGCATTTATTATGACGTGCCTTAATTAATCTTAAGCCCTGACTTTAACCGAAAAGTGATTAAGAGTTCTTAAGCAATAGACGTATCTCCATTCTTTCTTCTTAAACCCAATCACAACTCTCAAGTTCTATTCTTGGTCTTTAACTGAATGCTGTCCAAAACACACATTATTACTTATTTGTAATAATCATTTTCAATTTAGTGGGATTATCAAAACAAGGAGTCACACCTATACTAGCCTCAACAAAACGAGAGAGCGGAAATAAACATGCTCAACTACGCTTAATACGTTGAGCATATTGAGATCAAACGTCCGCCTTAATGACACATATAGGAAGCATCCAATGACTATCGAAATCAAACCTGGTCAAACTCATATTCAATCTAAAGCTATGGTCGCTTGGAAAGCAGGTGAGCCGCTAAAACGCGAAACTGTTGATGTTGAACTGCCAAAGGCAGGCGAAGTTCTTGTTCGTATCGTTGCTACTGGTGTTTGTCACACTGACGCATTCACACTATCAGGTGACGATCCAGAAGGTATCTTCCCTTCTATCCTTGGTCACGAAGGTGGAGGTATCGTTGAAATGGTTGGCGAAGGCGTAACAAGCGTTGAAGTTGGTGACCACGTTATCCCACTTTACACAGCAGAATGTGGCGAGTGTAAGTTCTGTAAGTCTGGTAAAACCAACCTTTGCCAAGCTGTTCGTGAAACTCAAGGTAAAGGTCTAATGCCAGATGGTACAAGCCGTTTCTCTATCAACGGTGAGACTATCTACCACTACATGGGTTGTTCTACTTTCTCTGAGTACACGGTTCTTCCTGAAATCTCACTGGCGAAAGTAAACAAAGAAGCGCCACTTGAAGAAGTTTGTCTTCTAGGTTGTGGTGTAACAACAGGTATGGGTGCGGTACTGAATACTGCGAAAGTTGAAAAAGGCGACAACGTGGCTGTATTCGGCCTAGGTGGTATCGGTCTTTCTGCAATCATTGGTGCTCGCATGGCTGGTGCTAACCGCATCATCGGTGTTGATATCAACGAGAGCAAATTTGAGCTAGCAAAACAGCTTGGCGCGACTGACTGCATCAACCCAATGAACTTCGACAAGCCAATCCAAGACGTTATCGTAGAGATGACAGATGGTGGTGTTGAGTACTCATTCGAGTGTATCGGTAACGTAAACGTGATGCGTCAAGCACTTGAGTGTTGTCACAAAGGTTGGGGCGAATCGGTAATCATCGGTGTTGCTGGCGCAGGCCAAGAGATCTCTACTCGTCCATTCCAACTCGTAACAGGTCGTGTATGGCGTGGTTCTGCTTTCGGTGGCGTTAAAGGTCGCTCTGAGCTTCCAGAAATCGTAAACCGTTACATGGCGGGTGAGTTTGGTCTTCAAGAGTTCATCACTCACACAATGAGCCTTGACGAAGTAAACGACGCATTCGACCTAATGCACAAAGGTGAGTCTATCCGTACTGTTCTACACATGGATAGATAATACCTAGCTTGGCTCTCACTTGGGAGCCAGCACATTGCCTTCACCACTTTTCGCCCGGGAAGTGGTGAACTCCCTTTGTTAAGAGTCGATTTAATCGACGAACTTACGATTTAAGACGTCCTTTAGCAAAGAGCAAAATGTTAGCTTTATCTTAATGATTCTCCAGACCAACAACCGAACGGAGCACAACTTAATGACTATCGAAAATATTAGCCAAGCCAAGGTTGCTGGTGGTTGGCACAAGCAATACACACACTTCTCGGCAACGCTAAACTGCAATATGCGTTTCGCTATTTTCCTACCACCAAACGCAAGCAAAGAGAACCCAGTGCCTGTTCTATACTGGCTTTCAGGTCTGACTTGTACTGATGAAAACTTCATGCAGAAAGCAGGGGCATTTAAAGCGGCAGCAGAGCAAGGTATCGCAATCGTAGCGCCAGATACTAGCCCTCGTGGAGAAGATGTTGCTGATGACGAAGCGTACGACATGGGTCAAGGTGCCGGCTTCTACCTGAACGCAACAAACGCTCCGTGGGACGCACACTACCACATGTACGATTATGTGGTGACTGAGCTTCCAACGCTTATCGAGTCTTTCTTCCCTGTCACTCCGATTAAGTCTATCTCAGGTCACAGCATGGGGGGGCATGGAGCCTTAACCATTGGCATTAAAAACCAAGAGAACTACCGCTCTATCTCTGCATTTAGCCCGATTAGCAACCCAATGCAATGCCCTTGGGGACAAAAGGCATTTAGCCAGTACTTAGGATTAGACATTGAAGAGTGGCGCCAGTACGACGCATCTGAACTTCTAAAAACCAAGGGCACTGTTTTACCTATGTTGGTTGACCAAGGCGAGGCCGATAACTTCTTAGTCGAGCAGCTTAAGCCAGAACAGCTAATTGAAGCAGCGAAAGTGACAAACTCGGATTTGGATCTTCGCATGCAGCCTGGTTACGACCACAGCTACTACTTCATCTCAAGCTTCATTGATGAGCATATTGAGTTCCATGCCGCTTATCTAAAACAGTAGTCACGCGTAAGTTTCCAAACCAGCGCGGTAGGCTATCTACCAATGCCAGTCATATCTCGACTGGCATTTTTGATTCTAGATTACCTTGACCCACTGCGATCGCCAAGCTTGAGCTTCCATCGGATCTGGCCAGAACTCTTTCTGATGAGTAATAAGCCCGCTCTCTACCGTATGGAAAGTGACAGCGCGCGCCTTTTGTACTCCGTCCGTAATTGAAACATCTGTAACCACAGTATTTTGCTCTGCAACAATCGAATGAATCTCAAACTGCCACTCTCCATGAGCGGGATAGTAGCTGTTGATGGCAACAAAGTTATCTCGGCCTAAGGTTAGCTCGCCAGACTGCGGCCAGTAGCCCTCAAAATCTTCACTCAGAAACTCACTAGCTCTAGCAAAATTATTCGATTTCATTGCTTCCCAGAATGAAACTACCACCTCTTTCGCATTCATGTTTCGACTCCCTTTTACTCTCAATCAGTGATGCAACAACTAAGCCCACAGCAGTAAAAATAACATTGGATTAGAATGGATTGCTGAATCCATCTACTTGGCTTACGATGCAAATATCCCGTGACTATACAAGAGTGGCTTATGATAACTTGGCCTGCGTTTATCAAATTAGAAGGCGATCACGAACTGTTTTACACCGCGTCGCTCGAACAACTGCAATCAGAGAGTCATGATCTCATCGTCGGTGAACAAGATTGTATTGTCGATGCCAAAGGGCATGCTTACTCCCTCCTCACCTACACCACAACTGAACTTCTAGAGCGCCAACAAGGTACATACTCTTTAGAAGATGTAACCCAACTGATTCGTGCCCATGAGTTTCACAAGGTTCAAGTGTGCTTGACCAAAATACATTTTGTTACCATCGAAGAGGCGATTGAGTCGCTCGCGTTTGAGCTAGGTTAAGCAACGGATCGATACGCTGTTTCAAGGCTTGCATCTTCAGCACTGCGGGCTACCATAGCCCACTTATATCCACCCTATGTTTGAAGGTTGCTATGAAAGCAATTAAAACCCTTTTCTTTTTAATGGTGCTGCTAAGTGGCCTGTTTACCGCTTGGCTATTTATTCCAATTCCAGCCACCATTGATAAGCAAACGCTCGACCTTCCACTGACAGAGCCGTTTAAGTTGGTCGCCTATCGCAGTAACCCAAATGACGCGACCAAGCCATTTACCTATCACTACTATGTGGTTTCAGACATCAGCGACGTCGACGACATGGACCCGTTCCTAATCACAACCGATCAGTTTGTGAAGCTTGGCGACTTCGACGAGAACACATTCAAGCTAACGGTAAACGGCAAGATAGAGAGCTACACCAACGATTTGTGGATTGAAAAATCTGACGGTAAGTTTCAACACTGGTATGTCAGCGTTGATGCCAACTACGTTCGTTAGGCTCGAGCTCAAATAACCAAGACTTTAAAACTGCGCTCTGGCCTCCAAGCGCAGCTTTTGTTTTGACTTACCGCTCGCCCAAGCTATCTCCGTATCACAGTTTTTCGGGTGTTATAACGTACACATCTGTTATAAGCTCCCTCTATAAAAACTCTCGATAAATCAAAACAATAGAGGATCACCCGTGGAATTTACGCTCGACAAATTTAACGGCATCATCATCGACCCAGCAAGCGTCCCTCATGATGCGAACACATTCAATGCCGAACTGAAACAGATCACTGAATTTTCAAAGCAAAATAACAAAGGCATTATTTGGATTAGTCTGCCTATTTCCCTGTCGCATCTTATCCCGGTAGCAACTGAATTAGGCTTTGTGTTCCACAACTGTTTAGAAGACGAGATTACGCTGATCCACAAATCCGAAATCGTCGAGTTTGTGCCTTTCATCCCTACCCATACTTTAGGCGCTGGCGCATTGATCACTAATGAGCACAAACAAGTGCTGATGATCAAAGAGCATGGCATGACAGGCTACAAATTACCTGGCGGCCACATTGAACTTGGCGAAGGTATTGAAGAGTCTGTGGTTAGAGAAACCTTTGAAGAGACGGGCATTGAAGCCAAGTTCGTTTCAGTGGTGGGCATGGCAACGCGCCACCCGTATCAGTTTGGCAAATCAAACCTCTACTTTGTTTGTCACCTGGTTGCTCAGACTCAAGAGATAGAGATTCAAGACACGAATGAAATAGCAGAAGCAAAATGGGTCGATATCCAAGAGTTCATCAACGATATGAGCAACTTCCCGTTCAACCGCCATATGGTTGAATCTTTGGTGGGCAAGCGAGGTTTGGAGCTGACTCAGCTAGAAGGCAACCAAGGGCCTACGTACAAACCTGAGATCTTCTTTTCAAAACACTAATGCCTAGACGAGTAAAAGACAGAAAATAGAAATGCCCAAGTCACGTGACTTGGGCATTTTAATTTAACTATTAAGTCTTTTTTAAGCAACTTTAGAAGAAGCCTAGCGGATTAGTATCGTAGCTAATTAGCAGGTTCTTCGTATTTTGGTAGTGATCAAGCATCATCTTATGCGTCTCACGACCAATGCCTGATTTCTTGTAACCGCCAAAGGCCGCGTGTGCTGGGTAAGCATGGTAACAGTTCACCCAAATACGGCCCGCTTCGATGTTACGACCCATGCGGTAAGCAAGGTTGGCATCACGAGTCCATACACCCGCACCCAAGCCATAATCTGTATCATTGGCGATCGCCAGTGCCTCTGCTTCATCTTTAAAAGTCGTTACCGCAATAACAGGGCCAAAGATCTCCTCTTGGAAAACACGCATCTTGTTGTGGCCCGCCAGCATGGTTGGCTGGATGTAATAGCCGTTACCAAGATCATCTGGCTGTTGCGCGATTTCACCACCAGTGAGAACTTTCGCACCCTCTTGGCGGCCAATCTCTAGATAGCTAAGAATCTTATCGAACTGCTCTTGAGAGGCTTGTGCGCCTACCTGAGTGTCGGTATCGAGCGGGTTTCCTTGCTTGATGGTTTGAGCGCGCTCAACCACTTTCGCAATGAACTTGTCGTATACCGATTCGTGGATCAGCACACGTGAAGGACAGGTACACACCTCACCTTGGTTAAAGAATGCCAGCAACATACCTTCAACACACTTATCTAAATACTCATCTTCATGATCAAAGATATCCGGGAAGTAAATGTTTGGAGACTTACCGCCCAGCTCTACCGTTGATGGGATCAAGCTTTCAGCCGCACATTTTAGAATATGATGACCAACCTCAGTCGAGCCTGTAAATGCTAGCTTAGCAATGCGATCGCTCGTCGCTAGGGCTTGCCCCGCTTCACTACCGAAACCATTAACAATGTTAACCACGCCAGCAGGTAGAAGATCTGCAATCTTTTCCATCAATACTAAGATTGAAGTCGGCGTTTGCTCTGCAGGTTTCATCACCACACAACAACCTGCCGCGAGTGCTGGAGCCAGTTTCCAAGCCGCCATTAAGATTGGGAAGTTCCAAGGAATGATCTGACCGACTACGCCAATTGGCTCTGGGAAGTGGTAGCTAGCGGTGTTTGAATCAAGCTCCGCTGCACTGCCTTCTTGCGCTCGAATACAACCCGCAAAGTAACGGAAGTGATCCACAACTAACGGGATGTCTGCCGCCAGAGTTTCACGAACTGGTTTGCCGTTTTCCCATGTCTCAGCAACCGCGATCTCTTCTAGGTTCGCTTCAATTCGGTCCGCAATTTTAAGTAAGATATTCGAGCGTTCAGCAACACTGGTCGCCGCCCAACTTGCACGCGCTGCATGTGCTGCGTCTAGTGCTAACGAGATGTCCGCTTCTGTCGAGCGCGCTACTTGGCAATAAACTTGTCCATTGACCGGTGAGCGATTATCAAAATATTCGCCAGACGTAGGTTTGACCCACTCCCCTCCAATAAAGTTATCGTACTGAGCCTTAAAATTGACGACTGCATTGTCACTGCCAGGCTGTGCGTAAATCATAGTGAGATCCTTCTGTGAGTGTCTAAGTATTTGAAAATTCGCCATGTCATGTTCATGGTTTCTGTTTAAAACACTGTCATTTCGTGTTTTGTTCACATACCTAACAACGCAAGTCACACGCCAACATCGAAAACCTTGTTGTTAATAACTTGTAAAACTATGATTACCAAACGTTTACAACCAATGGTGAATTGGAATTGAATCGTCGTACGGAGACTGCTCCAGTGTTCAACTGTTCCAAATTGGTACACCTTTACTGTAACAACATGGAACAGTTATGCAGATTCAACATACAAATCCTACAGAGTGGCTAACTTCATCTTGGCATCGCAGCAGTGAGGCGGGATTAAAACCCAGAAAACTGCCCGACGACATTCGACTGCCAAATGCGATGCTCAAAGAGCGTCGTTTTCACTCATCGCAGCTCATTGAAACTGTGCAACGCATGGCCCTGCCGCTGTTTAACCAGACTTTTTCCCGTAGTGACAGCCGACTCATATTGACCGATACCGACGGGGTGATACTGGCGAGTTGGGGACAGAAGCGCTTTGAAGAGAAGTTCACCAGTATTGCATTGAGCTCAGGAGCGTGTTGGAAGGAACAACTCAAGGGCACCAATGCCATTGGCACCGCGCTAATTGAAGCCAAACCTGTGACGATTATTGGTGAACAACACTTCATTCATCAGCACCGTTTTATCAGTTGTTCAGCGAGTCCTATTTTTGATCATCAAGGGCAGATGGTCGGCATTTTAGATATCACCAGTGAGCAGCAGCAACACGACAGTTCAGTACAGTTGTTGGTGCAGAATATGGTCCAGTTGGTAGAGAACCAATTGCTCAACCACATTCCGCAAGGCTCCACTCGCATCGACCTCGCATGTGAAAAGTCACTGCTGCACAGCGGTTGGCAAGGCATTGTCATTGCTAATGAAGCGGGAGAGGTATTGGCACACAATCAAGTTGCATCACAGCTGTTGCAACAGGGCTCAATACTCGGTGAAAGTATTGACCAGCTCTTCAATCGATCTGAATCGTCTTTTGTGTTTGAGAAAAAAAGCCTCAACACACCCTCACCAAAACGCAGCCGCGCAATCACTGCCTCATGTGAGTTACACCATGGCGATCAACAGATAGAACAAGCGTGGCAACAAGCCAGTAAAGTCATAGATAAAGGCATCAGCCTTCTGATACTTGGAGAAACAGGTGTTGGTAAAGGCGAGTTTGTCAAAGCACTGCATAAGCAGAGTCAACGCAACAACAGTCCTTTGGTGGCCGTAAATTGTGGTGCCCTACCGAAAGATTTGATTGAGTCTGAGCTGTTTGGTTATGCGCCAGGGGCTTTTACTGGCGCAAACAAACAAGGTTTTAAAGGCAAGATCCGTCAAGCTGACAAAGGGATCTTATTTTTGGATGAGATTGCTGATATGCCGTTAGAAGCTCAGTGTCGTTTACTTCATGTCTTGCAGGACAAATCGGTAGTGCCAGTTGGTTCTAACCAAAGCTATCAAGTCGATTGCCAGATCATTGCAGCGACCCACAAGGACTTGACCCAGCTCGTCGAAACAGGTCAATTCAGACAAGATCTTTACTATCGTCTCAATGGTTTGATATTCACCCTACCAAGCCTCAGTCAAAGACAAGACAAACGCGAGTTGATTGAAGCCATCTATCGTAAATACGCAGAGTCAGAACAAACAATCTGTTCGCACCTGATGTCTCTGTTTTGCTCCTATCCGTGGCCGGGTAACATTCGTGAACTGGATAATCTACTCAAGGTATCCGCTTTAATGTCGAGCGGTGAGCCGCAACTAAAACTAGAGCATGTTCCTTTACAACTAGCCGAACAACTGGCGAATCAAAGCCCTATCACTAGCACTCAAGCGCCATCTAATAACGATCTGCAAAGCACAGTGGAAGAAACCTTAGTTCAAACCTATCAAGCGAACCAAGGCAACATCAGTAAAACGTCGAGGGTGCTTGGTATTAGTCGTAACACCATTTATCGCAAGCTTAAGCGACTGGGCATTTTGCAATAGTCGCTTATGTAGGATTGAGAGCTCTGATAGCCTTAATGAGAGAGGTTGAGATCGCCCAGTCGATTTAAAAGATCTTTGTCTAACAGAGGGTGATGTTGCGATCCCAATATTAGCGCTATCTCTACAGCAGGCAGTGAGGGCATGTTTTCAAGGATCTTAAGCTCCGGTGGCACGCTCAATTTACCCATCGCCCCGACAGCTAAGCCAACTCTCACGATGGCGCTCTGAGCCGATGCTGTATTGCTGCAAGCTAGCAATCGATAGGCGGTGCCTTGTTTTGTCAATCCATTCACTGCGGCTGCGTGGTACTTACAATCGGTTTGAAACAGCGCCAACGGCAGCGATTCATGAGCATCGAAATCAAAGTCTTGGCTCGCTATCCACACCCCAACATCATTGGCGAGCCAGTAACCCTCTTCGCTATCAGGTGCACGCGTAACAATCGCTGCGTCGAGTCGTCCATCATCGAGCCACTCACGTAGCGTGATGCTTGGTTGGCTGAATACCTGAATCGAACAAGTGGGCTCTGCCTCCATCAACACCTCAATAAACTTGGGCAGCAAAGTGTCGTTGTAGTCTTCAGGGCAACCCAGTCGCAGCGGCTGCTTGTTCTCGTAACATTTGACCTGTTTCAGCGCCGTATTATGTAATGCCACGAGTTGTTCAGCATGAGAACGCAGTGCTAAACCAGCTTCGGTTAGCACAAGATTTCGCCCCTCCTTTTGGAACAAGGTGACGTTGAGCTCTTCCTCTAACTTGCGCATCTGAGCGCTAAATGCAGACTGGGTGCGGTTTATCTGTTTGGCAGCTCGGGTGAAACTGCTGGTTTCGACAAAGGCGAGAAAGCCCCTTAGCGCATCAATATCCATATCGATTTGGTACCCATCGTTTTTATTAATGTATTACATCAAAATTATCCGTTAGTGGCGCGCAATACAATCTCTTAAGCTGATAGTCAGACAAACTTAACGCAAGGAAGCCTTTATGAAACTCTTCATCGCTAATCAAAACTACTCTAGCTGGTCACTTCGTGCTTGGTTGATTTTAGCTCAGCACAACCTCGACGCCGAGATCACCAAACTGACACTATTTACGCCAGAATTCTACGAGACACTATCAGAGGTCACTCCAACTGCAAAAGTACCAACACTGGTCGATGACAACATCACAGTGTGGGATTCGTTTGCCATCTTAGAATACATCAACGAAGCGCATCTCGATGGTGCAGCATGGCCGGAGTCTGCATCAGAACGTGCCCATGCCCGAGCGATATCCGCAGAGATGCACTCTGGCTTTTTTGCTCTAAGAGAAGAGCTTCCGATGAACTGCCGAGCGCGTAGAAAAGTGATATTAAGTGAGGCGGCTAAGAAAGATATTGAGCGAGTGGATACCCTATGGTCCGAACAAAGCGAAAAATACCCTGACGGTTGGCTCTTCGGCGAGTGGTCTATCGCTGATGCCATGTATGCGCCTCTTGCTCTAAGGTTCAGAACCTATGGCATCGAACTTTCAGAAGCTGCGACTCGCTACCAAGAGCGTGTACTTAATAGTCCTGCCATTGTTAGGTGGTTAGAAGAAGCAAGCCTAGAGACAGATATCGTCGAAGAGGATGAAGCTGGAGAGCCGGTTTAAGGTTCAAAAAGATGAAATTCAATGAGGCTCGGTGTGAGCCTCATTGGTTTGGGTTGCCACTCACCGATGTGGGGAGTTTTCAATATGCGTTAGACATGTCCGCTCAACTTTCAGAAGATATTGAGCCCAAAGACATCTTTCACATCAAACAGAACTTTGGCTGTTTTTTCTCTCGAACGCTGGCTGCCAATAGATAAGATTTCCAATAGCTGAGCCTTGTCATCAAGGTACTCGGCCCTACGTACTCTGATTGGGCGAAGCATCTCTTGCAGACACTCTTCCAAGACTTTCTTGGTCGTGCCATCACCTAACCCACCACGTCGATAGTGCTCTTTGAGCTGCTCAACGTAATTCCTATCTGGGTGGAACGCATCAAGGTAAGTGAACACCACATTTCCTTCTACGGTACCCGGGTCCTCCACTCTCAGATGATTTGGGTCGGTGTACATAGATTTTACGGCTTTAGAGATCTCTTTCTCACTTGCGCCTAAATTGATGGCATTGCCCATCGACTTCGACATCTTGTTCTTACCGTCAGTACTGGGTAAACGCGGAGCATTACTGAGCAGAGGTCGGCACTCATTCAAAATGGTACGTCCAGCTAAACCATTTACCTTTCTCACGATCTCATTGGTTTGCTCTAACATTGGTAACTGGTCGTCCCCAACAGGCACTAATGTAGCGTTAAAGCCCGTAATGTCGGCGGCTTGAGAGATAGGATAAGTTAAGAAGCCTGCCGGAATAGATCGCTCAAAGCCCTTGTTTTGAATCTCACTTTTCACTGTAGGATTGCGTTCTAATCGACTGATTGAGACAAGATTGCTGTAGTACATGGTCAGCTCTGCAAGCGCAGGAACTTGTGACTGAAGGCAGATCGTGGTTTGAGAAGGGTCAATGCCAACAGCTAAATAATCAGCCACCACGTTTAAGATGTTGGAAGAGACTTTACTTGGGTTGTGCGCGTTATCCGTTAAGCCTTGCATGTCTGCGACCAGAATCGTCTGCTCATGCTGTGATTGCAAAGCCACACGCTGCTTGAGTGAGCCCACATAATGGCCTAAGTGCAGAGGGCCTGTGGCTCTGTCCCCAGTAAGGATAATTTCTTTTGTATCAGTGTATTGGTTGGTTTCCATAATGGTATCTCCTAGTAAAAATAAACCGCTACTGGAGATACAAAAAGAGATGACATTCTTAGCTACCTACCAGCAGCTTAAGAATGTAAGAATCCCGCGCCGCTCTAGTTAGAGCGCCACCAGATAATGAATGATGAAAGTGTAGGATTCGTTTGCATTCATTCAATTTAACAACAACATCTTATAAATTCAACCATCAAACAGATACAAAAACAGCGCCTTAATCAGCGCTGTTTTTATTACTAACTCATTGATATTTATATCAGCCTATAAACACCTTAGCTAACACGTAGCCTAAGCAACACGCACCCACCACACCAATCAAACCGACAGACATGAATGAATGGTTGAAGTACCACTTGCCAATTTTGGTAGTGCCTGAAACATCGAAGTTCACTGTTGCGATATCTGATGGGTAGTTAGGAATGAAGAAGTAGCCGTAAACTGCTGGCATCAAGCCAATAAGCAGCGCAGGGTCTAACCCTAGACCAAGACCTACCGGCAGCATCATACGTGCGGTTGCTGCTTGAGAGTTCACCACTACAGATACAATGAATAACGCCAGTGCGAACGTCCATGGGTAGTTAGTTACCATCTCAACGATGCCCGACTTAAACTGAGGCATGGCGTATTGGAAGTAAGTATCTGACATCCAAGCGATACCAAAGATAGCTATCGCCGCCACCATGCCTGATTTGAATACCACACCATTTGGCACGTCACGCGGATCGGTTTTAGTCGCCAGCAAAATGATACCGCCGAAACAGAGCATCATCATTTGGATGATCACCGACATCTTGATTGGCTTTTCACCGTCTACTATGGTTCTGATCTCTGGCACCATCGCCACAATAACGATCACCACAATTGAAAGTAGAAAGATCAATACAGCATTACGAGCCGACGTTGGTAGCACTTCATCTAAAGAAGTCGCAGTGGTGCTTTCAATGCGCTTTTTCCACTCTGGATCTTTTAGTCGCGCTTGGTAGTCAGGATCGTCATTGAGCTCTTTACCGCGCTTCAAGCTGTATAGAGACAATAACAACGTACCAAACAGCGTTGCAGGTACAGTTACAAGCAAGATAGACAATAAAGTAATCGAGTGCTGAATATCAGACAGCTGCGCTAAGTAGTAAACCACGGCTGCTGAGATTGGAGACGCGGTAATCGCCAATTGTGAAGCCACTGAAGCGGCTGCCATTGGACGTTCTGGACGGATACCATTTTTAAGCGCGACATCGCCGATGATAGGCATGATTGAGTAAACTGCATGGCCTGTGCCTAAAAGGAATGTCATCGAGTAAGTTACAAACGGTGCTATCAAGGTGACGCGTCTAGGGTTCTTTCTTAACACCCTCTCCGCCACTTGCAGCATGTATTTCAAACCACCAGCGGCTTCTAAGATGGAAGCACAGGTCACAACAGCAAGAATAATCAGCATTACCGTGACTGGTGGTGAGGTTGGCGGCATCTTAAAAATGAAGACCTCAATCACCAAACCAATACCAGAAACAACACCCAAACCTATACCGCCATATCGAGAACCGATATAGAGGACAACTAACAAAAATAGAAACTCAAAATACAACATAAGCTACCCTACCTAAAACATGGAATAGGGATATTTTCTCTATATGTTCAACGATTTACTTATTGCTAGGTCACACTCTAATTGACCATTCTAATAGATTGTTTTTTATAAGATTGGGGTCACGAATAGGGTAGGATAAGTTTAGGAATTGTAAAAACAAACCAGAATTAAAAGCGGCAGATGTTATGCATGTTAATGTTTATTGTTTTTCTTAATCCTATTGATTCTATAAAATTATGTACTAATAACATAAAGCGGTACATTGGCCGCTTTATGTCATTTCGAATTATACAATTATGGCTGATTGAGTTGGTGAAGATATTTCAAAGCACTGACTACAACCACCTTTTGAGCATCATGACCAAGCTTAAAGCGTTGCCCTTGAATGCTTTCATCAGGAAACTCGGTTATCAATGTTAGAGGGCATTTCAGTTCATCATTTTCACTAAACATTACAGGGACACTATTAACCACATCAAACTGTTTGGTTAAGTTGTGCCTTTGATAACACTCAAGTTGTTGCTGGTTGTATGGCATCAACTCCTCTACATCGTTTAGCGAATGCGTCACCACTTCAATCAGTTGGCGGGCTTGCTCTTCATAGCCAGGTAAAAAGCGCATAATCAAAAAG
Encoded proteins:
- a CDS encoding NUDIX domain-containing protein, producing the protein MEFTLDKFNGIIIDPASVPHDANTFNAELKQITEFSKQNNKGIIWISLPISLSHLIPVATELGFVFHNCLEDEITLIHKSEIVEFVPFIPTHTLGAGALITNEHKQVLMIKEHGMTGYKLPGGHIELGEGIEESVVRETFEETGIEAKFVSVVGMATRHPYQFGKSNLYFVCHLVAQTQEIEIQDTNEIAEAKWVDIQEFINDMSNFPFNRHMVESLVGKRGLELTQLEGNQGPTYKPEIFFSKH
- the fghA gene encoding S-formylglutathione hydrolase: MTIENISQAKVAGGWHKQYTHFSATLNCNMRFAIFLPPNASKENPVPVLYWLSGLTCTDENFMQKAGAFKAAAEQGIAIVAPDTSPRGEDVADDEAYDMGQGAGFYLNATNAPWDAHYHMYDYVVTELPTLIESFFPVTPIKSISGHSMGGHGALTIGIKNQENYRSISAFSPISNPMQCPWGQKAFSQYLGLDIEEWRQYDASELLKTKGTVLPMLVDQGEADNFLVEQLKPEQLIEAAKVTNSDLDLRMQPGYDHSYYFISSFIDEHIEFHAAYLKQ
- a CDS encoding aldehyde dehydrogenase family protein — translated: MIYAQPGSDNAVVNFKAQYDNFIGGEWVKPTSGEYFDNRSPVNGQVYCQVARSTEADISLALDAAHAARASWAATSVAERSNILLKIADRIEANLEEIAVAETWENGKPVRETLAADIPLVVDHFRYFAGCIRAQEGSAAELDSNTASYHFPEPIGVVGQIIPWNFPILMAAWKLAPALAAGCCVVMKPAEQTPTSILVLMEKIADLLPAGVVNIVNGFGSEAGQALATSDRIAKLAFTGSTEVGHHILKCAAESLIPSTVELGGKSPNIYFPDIFDHEDEYLDKCVEGMLLAFFNQGEVCTCPSRVLIHESVYDKFIAKVVERAQTIKQGNPLDTDTQVGAQASQEQFDKILSYLEIGRQEGAKVLTGGEIAQQPDDLGNGYYIQPTMLAGHNKMRVFQEEIFGPVIAVTTFKDEAEALAIANDTDYGLGAGVWTRDANLAYRMGRNIEAGRIWVNCYHAYPAHAAFGGYKKSGIGRETHKMMLDHYQNTKNLLISYDTNPLGFF
- a CDS encoding S-(hydroxymethyl)glutathione dehydrogenase/class III alcohol dehydrogenase, which produces MTIEIKPGQTHIQSKAMVAWKAGEPLKRETVDVELPKAGEVLVRIVATGVCHTDAFTLSGDDPEGIFPSILGHEGGGIVEMVGEGVTSVEVGDHVIPLYTAECGECKFCKSGKTNLCQAVRETQGKGLMPDGTSRFSINGETIYHYMGCSTFSEYTVLPEISLAKVNKEAPLEEVCLLGCGVTTGMGAVLNTAKVEKGDNVAVFGLGGIGLSAIIGARMAGANRIIGVDINESKFELAKQLGATDCINPMNFDKPIQDVIVEMTDGGVEYSFECIGNVNVMRQALECCHKGWGESVIIGVAGAGQEISTRPFQLVTGRVWRGSAFGGVKGRSELPEIVNRYMAGEFGLQEFITHTMSLDEVNDAFDLMHKGESIRTVLHMDR
- a CDS encoding nuclear transport factor 2 family protein, translated to MNAKEVVVSFWEAMKSNNFARASEFLSEDFEGYWPQSGELTLGRDNFVAINSYYPAHGEWQFEIHSIVAEQNTVVTDVSITDGVQKARAVTFHTVESGLITHQKEFWPDPMEAQAWRSQWVKVI
- a CDS encoding DUF4144 domain-containing protein, which codes for MITWPAFIKLEGDHELFYTASLEQLQSESHDLIVGEQDCIVDAKGHAYSLLTYTTTELLERQQGTYSLEDVTQLIRAHEFHKVQVCLTKIHFVTIEEAIESLAFELG